The window AACTTTACAGCGATTTCGGAGATTTGAAGGTTTGAAAATTTCAAAAGTGATTTAGCCTCCATTATTAACATTTCATTTAATAACTCTTGGGCAGACTTCATTGTGGTTTTTTTTACACACTTGTTTAAATGATTGGGAGTTACATTTAAGTAGTCTGCATATTCTTTTACCTTTTGTTTCGTATAAATATATTGAGAAAGGGCTTCCTTATATCTTTCTGTGAGCAAAGCTGAAGCATTTTTAATTACATTCTTTTCTTCAGTGGCAAATTTTGCAGATTCCTTGAGTAATGCAAAAAGGTAGATACTAATTAAATCTAATTCATTAGTTTTGGTTTCATTAACCAGGGTTTCAAGTCTTTCAAAAATATTTACAAATGCAACTATAGATTGGGTGTCTAATTTCACAACTGGGTGATTAAGAAAACCTAAGAAATTAAAATCCTTTAAAAATTTATCAAGATTGTGATTTTTAAAAATTGAAGAATCAAAATGTAAGAAAAAACCTTCTGCATCTTTGCTTATATAGTCGTGTGAAGTGATTTGATACGCTGGCAAAAAGAAAAGTTGTCCGGCTGTAAATTCATATTTGAGTAATCCCTTACTCCGAATAGAATTGCCTTTAGTAAGAAATATAATATCAAATACTGTTTTTCGATGTGGGGGTAGTGGGAAAGAAATTCTATGAATAAACTCCTCCAATCGATTAATATGAAAAAGATTATGATTTTTAGTAAAATTTAACGGCCAATCTATTCCATTAAAATGGAAATTATCAATCCCTTCAGGCCTAATAATTGGAATTTTTACTTCAATTTCTCTCACTTTTATTTTTTTAAAAGATTGATTACTTTGTTTTTATCATGATTAATTTGTTTACAATTAATCATCATTTCTATGAAATACTCATTCCTAAAACTTTACGAAAAATAGAGACATGGAGTATTTTAGTTATTGCCGTAGCAATAGAATTTCAAGGTACTTATCTATTATCACAATGCTAAAATACATGAGTATTTTCTAAATAAATATCATTTGGTGATAATTCTTATGATGAATAATGTCGTTAGAAAGTATTTAAATATATTCATGTCTAAAAGGTCGAAGTTATATTAAGTAATGAAAGTTGGCGTATACCCAAACTTAAATTATGTAGTAATTAAAATTCATGGATATTCCAAAACTAGGAATTTTTAGTTACATCTATTGCTACTTCCACTTTGCAAACTGACGTAAATCCTTTACTGGGTAAATTGAAGAAACTGTAAAGAAAACATACTCAATAGCTTTATAAATTTACTGTGCATAGTTGTATTAAAAAACGTCCGTTTAAATGGACAACTTCATCTTCTTTTTTATTTAATCTATTATATTTATTAAGTATGCCTATAATTGTATATATTTGTTGTATATATATCAAAGTATAAAATCTATAATCATTACTTGTATAAGTATATACATTATTACTAAAAATGAAAATAGGCTACGCAAGGGTTAGCACCAAAGACCAAGTGCTCGACTTACAAATAGATGCACTTGAAAAAGACGGCTGTGAATTAATTTTTAAAGAAACAGCCTCAGGAGCAAAAACCGATAGACCCGAACTACAAAAACTTATGAACCATCTTAGAAAAGGAGATATTGTAGTGGTTTATAAACTCGACCGATTGGGGCGTTCGCTCAAACACTTGCTCGATGTGGTTGCTGAACTCAATCAAAAAGAAGTTGGTATCAGAAGTATCAATGATGCTATTGATACCACAACTCCCCAAGGTAGATTATTTTTTAATATTTCAGCTTCGTTTGCTGAGTTTGAAAGAGACCTAATCAGAGAAAGAACAAAATCTGGTTTGGAAGCCGCAAGAGCCCGAGGCAGAAAAGGAGGTCGCCGACAGGGTATGACAAAAGATGCCGTGCAAAAAGCAATTCTTGCCGAAACCTATTACAAAGAAGGAAAAATGGGTGTCAATCAGATTGCCAAAGAGATTGGTGTTTCTAAGATGACGCTTTACAAATATTTGAGGTATAGGAAAGTGAAAATTGGTGATTATATCAAGATTAACTAACTGTTTAGCGAACGTCGCTTCGGTTTGAAAAGTTAATTTTTAGGCTATTTACTATAAGAACCTCATTTTAGAATTTTAAAGGATAAGTTCATCGTATTTCGATTTTTAGATTTAAAAATAGGCCGTTTGTATATAGATAGTTCAAGGAAATGCAACTTTATACCTACGTCTGGAATAAGTAAACCTTGAATTATCACTCAATAAAATAATACATCTTTGTTGACTAACTATTTTTTCTGGGTTTATCAAGATACCTTTACTTATACGATAGAAGTTTTGAAAGACACTATGCCAGTAATTTAGGCTATAACTGACGATTAGTTTTTTCTACAATCAAATTTAACTTCGTTATATGGTTGGTTTCCAAGATGCTTTATATACAATATGGCCTGGTATTCGGTTAACTCTATGACCCTCGTTTTTCGTTTTTGTATGCTATGATTCATTTGAATTTTTACGAATGTTTCTATAGAATAGAATTAATTCTTACAGCGTTTTGTAACTAAATTTATCATACCTTTGAAAGGTTTTATTTTTGGTAATGTGGCAAAAAATAGTTGGTGGAAATTTGTAAAAAAAGTATTAATATTCGCTGCCAGTTTGAAGAGGACATTTGCTCTGGTGGAGACCAACAAATCAGCAATAAAATTGGCCAATACACGACAGAATGTAGCTCTCATCAGGGCTACATTTTTTGTTCTGTCGGCATTGCTTATGGCTAAAAAAACTCACTTTTCGTTAGAGAAATAGATATACCACTTGATGAAATTTTTTCGATGCTCCGTCGTCAAACCTCTATGAATATCCAAATGATTTTTGAGATGAGAAAAGAAACCTTCAATGCCGTTAGTAGTTTTAGGAATAGCTTCATCATCCAGAAAATGGAACATGTTGGGAATAGCTGATTTGATGTAGATGAACGTTCTCCTTAACAATTTATGTGTGTACCAATATCGGTCTGTTTCTGAGTTAAAAGATTTTTGTTGATAATAGGATTTATGAGCTATCTCCCACTGCTTGAACTGTCTCAGCCAAGCAATTTTGTCGTTATGAGTCGATATTTTACTAATCAATAGTACGATTTTTCGAAGTTCTTTAGCTGATGTATGTTTAGGACTATTGGTAAGCCAAATGAGGCTCTGACGCTGAATATGTACCAAACAACGCTGGATTTTAGTTTCAGTCAATACCTCTCTAATCGCTCTAAGTGTCCCTTTTTGCCCATCTACTGTCATACTTTCAATCTTTAAACCTAATCGTAATAGATTCTGTAAATCCTCCTTGATTTCTTCATATCTTTCCTCATCACTAAACCTGATAAGTTGAGTATAGTTACTATGATGGTCTTGATAACTAATCAGACAAAACTGCTTGAAGTATGTCCCATCCATCCGCATATGAAGCACTCGATTATTTTGGATTTTTAGCACAGGGGCTTGGGCTAAAAACTCATAGAATAAGGTTTGAAGTGTTCGTTGGCTATAACTGCTCTCCCTACTTAAAACCTTTAATGTTTGGCGTTCTAATACCCATTTCTTAAACCAAATAAAACGATTCTTTTGGCGGACATCCTTGCGTTGTTCACAATAAAAAATCTCGCAATT of the Emticicia oligotrophica DSM 17448 genome contains:
- a CDS encoding AraC family transcriptional regulator; this encodes MREIEVKIPIIRPEGIDNFHFNGIDWPLNFTKNHNLFHINRLEEFIHRISFPLPPHRKTVFDIIFLTKGNSIRSKGLLKYEFTAGQLFFLPAYQITSHDYISKDAEGFFLHFDSSIFKNHNLDKFLKDFNFLGFLNHPVVKLDTQSIVAFVNIFERLETLVNETKTNELDLISIYLFALLKESAKFATEEKNVIKNASALLTERYKEALSQYIYTKQKVKEYADYLNVTPNHLNKCVKKTTMKSAQELLNEMLIMEAKSLLKFSNLQISEIAVKLGNHTPSNFARFFKSKTSMMPKDYR
- a CDS encoding recombinase family protein, with amino-acid sequence MKIGYARVSTKDQVLDLQIDALEKDGCELIFKETASGAKTDRPELQKLMNHLRKGDIVVVYKLDRLGRSLKHLLDVVAELNQKEVGIRSINDAIDTTTPQGRLFFNISASFAEFERDLIRERTKSGLEAARARGRKGGRRQGMTKDAVQKAILAETYYKEGKMGVNQIAKEIGVSKMTLYKYLRYRKVKIGDYIKIN
- a CDS encoding LytTR family transcriptional regulator DNA-binding domain-containing protein; the protein is MVSYSLNYWHSVFQNFYRISKGILINPEKIVSQQRCIILLSDNSRFTYSRRRYKVAFP
- a CDS encoding IS256 family transposase, variant Zn-binding type; its protein translation is MKWGKQAGKQRYKCKNCEIFYCEQRKDVRQKNRFIWFKKWVLERQTLKVLSRESSYSQRTLQTLFYEFLAQAPVLKIQNNRVLHMRMDGTYFKQFCLISYQDHHSNYTQLIRFSDEERYEEIKEDLQNLLRLGLKIESMTVDGQKGTLRAIREVLTETKIQRCLVHIQRQSLIWLTNSPKHTSAKELRKIVLLISKISTHNDKIAWLRQFKQWEIAHKSYYQQKSFNSETDRYWYTHKLLRRTFIYIKSAIPNMFHFLDDEAIPKTTNGIEGFFSHLKNHLDIHRGLTTEHRKNFIKWYIYFSNEK